A region of Liolophura sinensis isolate JHLJ2023 chromosome 8, CUHK_Ljap_v2, whole genome shotgun sequence DNA encodes the following proteins:
- the LOC135474032 gene encoding uncharacterized protein LOC135474032 — MCTKMSQLQQKLLAAKQLVQTCQNEDLHLLKLKQEFLDGEDCIAQKKSQYSLLKYGLAEVEAKVSFLRNLKEDRDDWSHPDDADKHLDDVTSRLKVAKEKNSDTKEEIAQMTETAADALAKLDSKVQELKNKIEQLENRRAALNEKKKQEGTKKMHSMTEKKAQEAKLAALEESCQTLGRVIALSTAELERMKVIHGNRKKQRALLQETVTSRRETCRSTKKSMVKCHERALDTLRGLNAFKRMQIHYYNGSKLVIEFLRDGEPDIRTSEQPGTHNNGLVLCLELKQRDDESVLITNAMVTLDNFPIDELLEAQRSCLPAFVHSVQEKWQEYCADTSPMDTV; from the exons ATGTGTACAAAGATGTCACAACTTCAACAAAAGCTGCTTGCGGCGAAACA GCTAGTTCAAACTTGTCAGAATGAAGACCTTCATCTATTGAAACTAAAACAAGAATTTCTGGATGGGGAAGATTGCATTGCACAGAAAAAG AGTCAGTATTCCTTGTTGAAATATGGACTGGCAGAAGTGGAAGCAAAAGTATCATTCTTGAGAAATTTGAAGGAAGATCGTGATGACTGGAGTCATCCAGATGATGCag ATAAACACCTAGATGATGTGACGTCAAGGCTGAAAGTGGCAAAGGAGAAGAATTCAGACACTAAAGAGGAAATAGCCCAGATGACGGAGACTGCAGCAGATG CGCTTGCAAAGCTTGACAGTAAAGTACAGGAATTGAAGAACAAAATAGAACAGCTGGAAAATAGA agagcagcactaaatgaaaagaaaaaacaggaaGGAACTAAGAAGATGCACAGTATGACTGAGAAAAAAGCACAG GAGGCCAAATTAGCAGCCCTAGAAGAATCCTGCCAGACACTTGGCAGGGTCATAGCTCTATCAACAGCAGAGCTGGAGAGGATGAAAGTCATTCATGGGAATCGCAAGAAACAGAGGGCACTGTTACAGGAAACGGTCACCTCAAGGAGGGAGACATGTCGATCTACGAAAAAGTcgatggtgaagtg tCATGAGCGTGCTCTGGACACACTGAGAGGCCTGAATGCTTTCAAGAGGATGCAGATTCACTATTACAACGGCTCTAAACTTGTGATAGAATTCCTGAGGGATGGAGAACCTGACATAAGGACAAGTGAACAGCCAGGCACCCACAATAATGGTCTTGTCCTGTGTTTGGAGCTGAAACAGCGAGATGATGAATCAGTCCTGATAACCAATGCAATG GTCACCCTGGATAACTTCCCAATTGATGAACTCCTGGAGGCCCAAAGAAGCTGTCTGCCAGCCTTTGTACATTCAGTTCAGGAGAAATGGCAGGAGTATTGTGCGGACACAAGTCCTATGGACACAGTGTAG